A single region of the Chthoniobacterales bacterium genome encodes:
- a CDS encoding TVP38/TMEM64 family protein codes for MKRRALSIHYALLAIAALFVGWLAWKFPILSWIQTAQRWVQSLGPASIVAYPLLYAGCNVLLLPAGVLVVGAGFFFGLWVGCAVVLLGNILGAAIAFVIARTVARKWVERKMLANARWQAMDEVIGEKGGRIVFLSQLHPLFPTSLLNYFYGITRLPFWSCLGWVALGQLPGIFLYVYLGTIGQYGVQILQEKSRFQLGESGLWIAGLLAALGISIALARLSMNLLKEIDERAVALQVG; via the coding sequence ATGAAGCGCCGCGCCCTCTCCATTCACTACGCCCTTCTCGCCATCGCCGCGCTATTCGTCGGCTGGCTCGCGTGGAAATTCCCCATCCTGAGCTGGATTCAGACTGCCCAGCGCTGGGTCCAAAGCCTGGGGCCAGCCAGCATTGTCGCCTACCCGCTGCTCTACGCCGGCTGCAACGTCCTCCTTCTGCCCGCCGGCGTGCTCGTGGTCGGAGCCGGGTTTTTCTTCGGACTTTGGGTCGGATGCGCCGTCGTTTTGCTCGGCAATATCCTCGGGGCCGCCATCGCATTTGTCATCGCCCGCACCGTGGCGAGAAAATGGGTCGAGCGCAAAATGCTCGCCAACGCCCGCTGGCAGGCGATGGACGAAGTCATCGGCGAAAAGGGCGGGCGCATCGTCTTTCTCAGCCAGCTCCATCCGCTTTTTCCCACGAGTTTGCTGAACTATTTTTACGGCATCACCCGGCTGCCTTTTTGGTCCTGCCTCGGCTGGGTCGCGCTCGGCCAGTTGCCGGGGATTTTTCTCTACGTTTACCTCGGCACGATCGGGCAATACGGCGTGCAGATTCTTCAGGAAAAATCCCGGTTCCAGCTTGGCGAATCCGGCCTCTGGATCGCCGGCCTGCTCGCGGCGCTCGGCATCAGCATCGCCCTCGCCCGCCTCTCGATGAATCTCCTCAAGGAAATCGACGAGCGCGCCGTGGCCCTGCAAGTCGGGTAA